One stretch of Mangifera indica cultivar Alphonso chromosome 9, CATAS_Mindica_2.1, whole genome shotgun sequence DNA includes these proteins:
- the LOC123226158 gene encoding stress-induced protein KIN2-like, with amino-acid sequence MNQSQNSGFQAGQAKGQAQEKSSQMMDKARNAAQSAKESSQEAGQQMQEKAQGAADATKNAMGLNK; translated from the exons ATGAACCAATCCCAGAACTCAGGTTTCCAAGCTGGCCAGGCCAAAGGCCAAGCTCAG GAAAAGAGCAGCCAGATGATGGACAAGGCTAGGAATGCTGCCCAATCTGCCAAGGAATCAAGCCAAGAG GCTGGCCAGCAAATGCAGGAGAAAGCTCAGGGTGCTGCTGATGCTACCAAGAATGCCATGGGACTCAACAAATGA